In one Sporomusa sphaeroides DSM 2875 genomic region, the following are encoded:
- the lpxA gene encoding acyl-ACP--UDP-N-acetylglucosamine O-acyltransferase encodes MKPEAVVIPLRKIHETAVVHPNARIGKDVEIGAYAVIGENVLIGDGTQIGAHVVIDGWTSIGKNCVIFPSASIGTEPQDLKFRGEKSYVFIGDNTKIREFVTINRATGEGEETRVGSNCLLQAYTHVAHNCIVGNHVIMSNAATLAGHVVVEDRVVIGGLTGVHQFVKIGRNAMIGGASKVVQDVPPFVIVDGHPAKVCGLNNVGLSRAGMNETTRRNLKKAYRILYRSGLTLTQAIAVMEQELDSCEEIEHMMRFLRNAERGICRGRKDADN; translated from the coding sequence ATGAAACCGGAAGCGGTTGTAATACCATTACGTAAGATACACGAAACTGCAGTTGTTCATCCCAATGCCCGTATCGGCAAAGATGTTGAAATAGGAGCCTATGCCGTTATTGGCGAAAATGTGCTCATCGGCGACGGGACGCAAATTGGCGCCCATGTCGTAATCGACGGCTGGACCAGTATCGGCAAAAATTGTGTTATTTTTCCCAGTGCCTCTATTGGCACCGAACCGCAGGATTTGAAATTCCGTGGGGAAAAAAGCTATGTATTTATTGGCGATAACACCAAAATCCGCGAGTTTGTGACAATTAACCGGGCTACCGGCGAAGGGGAAGAAACCCGGGTGGGCAGCAATTGCCTGCTCCAGGCATATACCCATGTGGCTCATAACTGCATTGTCGGCAATCATGTTATTATGTCGAATGCGGCAACCTTAGCCGGTCACGTGGTGGTAGAGGACCGGGTAGTCATTGGCGGCTTGACCGGTGTGCATCAATTTGTAAAAATCGGCCGCAACGCCATGATTGGCGGGGCTTCGAAAGTGGTTCAGGATGTACCGCCGTTTGTTATTGTTGACGGGCATCCGGCTAAAGTCTGCGGCCTCAATAATGTCGGCCTGTCACGTGCCGGCATGAATGAGACTACCCGCCGCAACCTCAAGAAGGCCTACCGGATTCTTTACCGTTCAGGTCTGACGTTGACCCAGGCCATTGCCGTAATGGAACAGGAACTTGATTCCTGTGAAGAAATTGAGCATATGATGCGTTTTCTCCGCAATGCTGAACGCGGCATTTGCCGCGGACGCAAGGATGCGGACAATTAA
- the fabZ gene encoding 3-hydroxyacyl-ACP dehydratase FabZ produces the protein MLSATEIQAIIPHRYPMLLVDRIIELEPMKRAVGIKNVSINEHFFMGHFPEKPIMPGVIILEAMAQVGGVALLYPEENRGKIAYFAGMEKIKFRKPVTPGDQLRMVAEIIKVRGSVGKVWAEAFVDGQVVAEAEFLFALNSR, from the coding sequence ATTTTATCAGCAACCGAAATTCAGGCGATTATTCCGCACCGTTACCCCATGCTGCTTGTTGATCGTATTATTGAGCTGGAGCCGATGAAACGGGCAGTAGGCATAAAAAATGTATCGATTAATGAACACTTTTTTATGGGGCATTTTCCGGAAAAGCCTATTATGCCGGGAGTGATTATTCTTGAGGCTATGGCTCAGGTTGGAGGGGTAGCCTTGTTATATCCGGAAGAAAATCGGGGAAAGATAGCCTACTTCGCAGGCATGGAAAAGATTAAATTCAGAAAGCCTGTAACTCCCGGCGACCAGCTTCGCATGGTAGCTGAGATCATAAAAGTCCGTGGCAGTGTCGGTAAAGTTTGGGCTGAAGCCTTTGTCGACGGACAGGTTGTAGCCGAAGCCGAATTTCTGTTTGCCCTCAATTCACGTTAA